From one Gammaproteobacteria bacterium genomic stretch:
- a CDS encoding MarR family transcriptional regulator: protein MDCEQPKGLGAEPPEAVLGPLLVQLRGAVFNALEKKLAPLELTAAQFGVVVNLARGRAETPGELCRLMDYDRGAMTRLLDRIEGKEIIQRIRCRDDRRSVKLRLTEKGAGLVPQVMPLVYEVYRNGLKDFSISERDRLLEDLRKLLDAL, encoded by the coding sequence TTGGACTGCGAACAGCCCAAAGGACTAGGCGCCGAACCGCCCGAAGCAGTACTCGGTCCCCTCCTCGTCCAACTGCGAGGCGCGGTTTTCAATGCGCTCGAAAAGAAGCTCGCACCGCTTGAGCTGACCGCAGCGCAGTTCGGCGTGGTGGTCAACCTGGCCCGCGGCCGGGCGGAAACACCCGGTGAGCTGTGCCGCCTGATGGATTACGACCGTGGCGCCATGACGCGCCTGCTCGATCGTATCGAAGGCAAGGAGATCATCCAACGCATCCGCTGCCGCGATGATCGCCGCTCGGTCAAACTGCGCCTGACGGAGAAAGGCGCCGGCCTGGTTCCGCAGGTGATGCCGCTGGTCTACGAGGTCTATCGCAATGGACTCAAGGACTTTTCGATCAGTGAACGCGACCGGCTTCTTGAGGATTTGCGCAAGTTGCTCGACGCCCTCTGA
- a CDS encoding serine/threonine protein kinase: MNDREQRTLAQLYSRFPGQQISADGLKLIHRGRFANAHVYRYRKGALDLIVKDFSHCPWWIRLSAAPYFVHRELRTLDRLRGLPGIASRRFRLSAIALAYPFMPGQPLSAVRRAAGTLPASFFRSLETLVLKMHERGIVHLDMRNLSNVLVGTDGLPYLIDFQSALDLHGLPNLLSTVLESVDLSGVYKSWLRVGAEPLDQARMEFLDRFNELRRLWVFRGYPLTRLFERIRDALGL, from the coding sequence ATGAACGACCGCGAACAACGGACGCTGGCGCAGTTGTACTCGCGCTTCCCGGGCCAGCAGATTAGCGCGGACGGTCTCAAGCTGATTCATCGGGGCCGCTTCGCCAACGCGCACGTCTACCGCTATCGCAAGGGCGCGCTGGACCTGATCGTGAAGGACTTCTCGCACTGCCCGTGGTGGATTCGCCTCAGCGCTGCGCCCTACTTCGTGCATCGCGAGCTGCGCACGCTCGATCGCCTGCGAGGACTGCCCGGCATCGCCAGCCGTCGTTTTCGGCTCAGCGCGATCGCCCTGGCCTATCCGTTCATGCCCGGCCAGCCGTTGAGCGCGGTGCGGCGCGCCGCTGGCACCTTGCCGGCCAGTTTCTTCCGCAGTCTGGAGACTCTGGTGCTGAAAATGCACGAACGGGGCATCGTCCATCTGGACATGCGCAATCTGTCGAACGTGCTGGTCGGCACCGATGGACTGCCCTACCTGATCGACTTTCAGTCCGCGCTCGACCTGCACGGCCTGCCGAACCTGCTCAGCACCGTGCTCGAGTCGGTGGACCTTTCAGGCGTGTACAAGAGCTGGCTGCGGGTAGGCGCCGAGCCGCTGGATCAGGCCCGAATGGAATTTCTGGATCGGTTCAACGAACTGCGTCGCCTGTGGGTCTTCAGGGGCTATCCCCTGACGCGGCTGTTCGAGCGCATTCGCGATGCCCTGGGTCTGTAG
- a CDS encoding class I SAM-dependent rRNA methyltransferase, with translation MADHTVSPPATLRLKPREDRRLRAGHLWVYSNEIDTTATPLSAFAPGDLCRLEDARGKSLGLAYVHPKNLLCARLLSSRSDRPVDTDWFIRRLRSALALRDRLYPEPYYRLVHGEGDGLPGVVVDRYGDVLVVQIGTVGMERLKSEIVDALTAVLQPRGIWLRNDGVAREAEGLPLYVEAAGDPPPDVELLESGVRFGTALDSGQKTGWFYDQRDNRDRFMRYVPGQRVLDVFCYAGGWGVRAAVGGASQVAAIDSSEPALAAVRANAQTNGVVVETMQGDALERLKRLHAEGLEFDVVVVDPPALVKRRKDFDAGFGHYAALNRAAMQLLPADGILVSCSCSFHLDEAQLQRVLLRESRGLGRRLQLLETLAQGADHPVHPAMPETRYLKGFIAHVSDG, from the coding sequence ATGGCCGACCACACCGTCTCGCCGCCGGCCACGCTGCGTCTCAAGCCGCGTGAAGACCGCCGCCTTCGGGCCGGCCATCTGTGGGTGTATTCCAATGAAATCGACACCACGGCCACGCCGCTGTCGGCGTTTGCGCCGGGCGATCTGTGCCGACTCGAGGACGCACGCGGCAAGTCTCTGGGCCTGGCCTACGTGCATCCCAAGAATCTGCTGTGCGCACGTCTGCTGAGCAGTCGCAGCGACCGGCCGGTCGATACCGACTGGTTCATTCGGCGATTGCGCAGCGCGCTGGCCTTGCGCGACCGCCTGTACCCCGAGCCCTATTACCGGCTCGTGCATGGCGAGGGTGATGGCCTGCCGGGCGTGGTCGTGGATCGCTACGGTGATGTTCTGGTCGTGCAGATCGGAACGGTCGGCATGGAGCGGCTTAAGTCCGAAATCGTCGACGCACTGACGGCGGTACTGCAACCGCGAGGCATCTGGCTGCGCAATGACGGTGTTGCACGCGAGGCCGAAGGCCTGCCGCTGTATGTGGAGGCGGCCGGTGATCCGCCGCCCGATGTCGAATTGCTGGAATCCGGCGTGCGTTTCGGTACGGCACTGGACAGTGGCCAGAAGACCGGCTGGTTCTACGACCAGCGCGACAACCGCGATCGCTTCATGCGTTACGTCCCCGGCCAGCGTGTGCTCGACGTGTTCTGCTATGCCGGTGGCTGGGGTGTGCGCGCCGCGGTTGGCGGAGCGAGCCAGGTGGCAGCCATCGACAGCTCGGAGCCGGCGCTGGCGGCCGTGCGGGCCAATGCCCAAACCAATGGCGTGGTCGTTGAGACGATGCAGGGCGATGCCCTGGAGCGGCTCAAGCGGCTGCACGCCGAAGGCCTTGAATTCGATGTTGTGGTAGTCGACCCTCCGGCGCTGGTCAAGCGCCGCAAGGATTTCGACGCGGGGTTCGGCCACTACGCGGCACTCAATCGCGCGGCGATGCAACTGCTTCCGGCCGATGGCATTCTGGTGTCCTGCTCCTGCTCGTTTCATCTCGACGAGGCGCAATTGCAGCGTGTGCTGTTGCGAGAGTCGCGCGGACTCGGGCGTCGCCTGCAGTTGCTGGAGACTCTGGCGCAGGGAGCCGATCATCCGGTGCATCCGGCGATGCCGGAAACGCGCTACCTCAAGGGTTTCATTGCGCATGTGAGCGATGGATAG
- the ndhC gene encoding NADH-quinone oxidoreductase subunit A, with amino-acid sequence MEIHAVKLLNSLSPESWSLLTYVIGVVTMCALMLALSALLGGRSRGRAKEIPFESGIVGAGSARLRLSAKFYLVAMFFVIFDVEALFLYAWAISVREAGWAGFIEATIFIVILGGSLVYLWRIGALEWANRKAYRTKATGIPPRSD; translated from the coding sequence ATGGAGATTCACGCCGTGAAGCTTCTGAACTCGCTGTCGCCAGAATCGTGGTCCTTGCTGACTTACGTGATCGGGGTGGTCACGATGTGCGCCTTGATGTTGGCGCTGTCGGCCTTGCTTGGGGGGCGCAGTCGCGGTCGCGCCAAGGAGATTCCGTTCGAATCCGGAATCGTCGGCGCCGGCTCCGCGCGCCTGCGCCTGTCCGCCAAGTTCTATCTGGTCGCGATGTTCTTCGTGATCTTCGACGTCGAAGCCTTGTTCCTCTACGCCTGGGCGATCTCGGTGCGCGAAGCCGGCTGGGCCGGATTCATCGAAGCGACGATCTTCATCGTGATACTCGGTGGCAGTCTGGTCTATCTGTGGCGCATCGGCGCGCTCGAATGGGCCAACCGCAAGGCCTATCGGACCAAGGCCACCGGCATCCCGCCCAGGAGCGATTGA